A region from the Pogoniulus pusillus isolate bPogPus1 chromosome 13, bPogPus1.pri, whole genome shotgun sequence genome encodes:
- the AGTR1 gene encoding type-1 angiotensin II receptor, whose protein sequence is MIPNYSTEETVKRIHVDCPVSGRHSYIYIMVPTVYSIIFVVGIFGNSLVVIVIYCYMKLKTVASIFLLNLALADLCFLLTLPLWAAYTAMEYQWPFGNCLCKLASAGISFNLYASVFLLTCLSIDRYLAIVHPVKSRIRRTTFVARMTCIAIWLLAGVASLPVFIHRNIFFAENLNMTICGYRYDNNNTTLRVGLGLSKNLLGFLIPFLIILTSYTLIWKTLKKAYQIQRNKTRNDDIFKMIVAIVFFFFFSWIPHQVFTFLDVLIQLHVITDCKITDIVDTAMPFTICIAYFNNCLNPFFYVFFGKNFKKYFLQLIKYIPPNVSAHPSLTTKMSSLSYRPPENIRLHTKKTAGSFDAE, encoded by the coding sequence ATGATTCCAAATTACTCTACTGAAGAAACTGTAAAAAGAATCCACGTGGATTGTCCCGTTTCAGGAAGACACAGCTACATCTACATAATGGTTCCAACCGTTTACAGCATCATCTTTGTCGTAGGCATATTTGGAAACAGCCTGGTCGTTATTGTCATTTACTGCTACATGAAATTAAAAACAGTAGCCAGCATCTTTCTTCTAAACCTGGCACTGGCTGACTTGTGTTTTTTACTGACTctgccactctgggcagcctacacAGCCATGGAGTACCAGTGGCCTTTTGGCAACTGTTTATGTAAGTTAGCATCAGCAGGGATAAGTTTCAACCTGTATGCCAGCGTGTTCCTCCTGACGTGCCTCAGCATCGACCGCTACCTGGCCATCGTGCATCCGGTGAAGTCCCGGATCCGTCGTACCACGTTTGTTGCCAGAATGACCTGCATCGCCATCTGGCTTCTCGCCGGTGTGGCCAGTCTGCCTGTCTTCATTCACCGAAACATATTCTTCGCCGAGAACTTAAACATGACTATCTGTGGCTATCGGTACGACAACAACAACACAACGCTCCGGGTTGGCTTGGGCTTATCCAAAAATCTGCTGGgctttttaattccttttctgATCATATTGACCAGCtacactttgatttggaagacCCTGAAGAAGGCGTATCAAATTCAAAGAAACAAGACTAGAAACGATGATATTTTTAAGATGATTGTGGCAAtagtctttttcttcttcttttcctggaTTCCTCATCAAGTGTTCACTTTTTTGGATGTGTTAATTCAATTGCATGTAATAACAGACTGCAAAATCACCGATATTGTGGATACGGCCATGCCCTTCACTATTTGCATCGCTTACTTCAATAACTGCTTGAATCCTTTTTTTTATGTCTTCTTTGGAAAAAACTTTAAAAAGTACTTCCTTCAGCTAATAAAATACATTCCTCCAAATGTCAGTGCACATCCAAGCCTAACAACAAAAATGAGCTCCCTCTCCTATCGGCCACCAGAAAATATACGCTTGCACACTAAAAAGACTGCTGGGTCTTTCGATGCGGAGTGA